A region from the Sulfitobacter sp. D7 genome encodes:
- the yihA gene encoding ribosome biogenesis GTP-binding protein YihA/YsxC: MQVNYTIAEEPDAPSAEKGRMLFAGETTFVKGVVAMDGLPPPDRMEVCFAGRSNVGKSTLINALTGMKALARASNTPGRTQEINFFTAGEEHYLVDLPGYGYANAPLPVVEKWQRLLKQYLSGRQTLRRAFVLIDARHGVKKVDNEIMSLLDSSAVTFQVVLTKADKVKEAEREKILTQVKDALSKHPAAYPEIVVTSSEKGWGIPTLRAIIATLE, encoded by the coding sequence ATGCAAGTGAACTACACCATTGCCGAGGAGCCGGACGCGCCGAGCGCCGAAAAAGGCCGGATGCTTTTCGCCGGTGAGACGACATTCGTCAAAGGCGTGGTGGCGATGGACGGGCTGCCGCCCCCAGACCGCATGGAGGTCTGCTTTGCGGGCCGTTCCAACGTCGGGAAATCGACGCTGATCAACGCGCTGACGGGCATGAAAGCACTGGCGCGGGCCTCGAACACGCCCGGCCGTACGCAGGAGATTAACTTCTTCACGGCCGGCGAAGAGCATTACCTCGTTGACCTGCCGGGCTACGGCTATGCCAACGCGCCGCTGCCGGTGGTCGAGAAATGGCAGCGTCTGCTCAAGCAATACCTTTCGGGCCGTCAAACTCTGCGCCGCGCCTTTGTGCTGATCGACGCGCGTCATGGCGTCAAAAAGGTCGACAACGAAATCATGTCCCTGCTCGACAGCTCTGCCGTGACCTTTCAGGTCGTGCTGACCAAGGCAGACAAGGTCAAAGAAGCCGAGCGTGAGAAAATCCTGACGCAGGTGAAAGACGCGCTAAGCAAACACCCCGCCGCCTATCCCGAGATTGTGGTCACGTCTTCGGAAAAGGGCTGGGGCATCCCTACCCTGCGTGCCATCATCGCCACGCTGGAGTAG
- the argB gene encoding acetylglutamate kinase, which translates to MRTQDMNRDWIATAQTLSQALPFLQRYADATVVIKLGGHAMGSDAAMDEFARDVALMRQVGVNPVIVHGGGPMINDMLARLNIKSEFVNGKRVTDAATMEVVEMVLSGLVNARIVQAISEQGGRAVGVSGKDSGLIVCEPEDPALGLVGNPTQVNPRILRDFADKGIIPVIAPLGMGRGGETYNINGDTAAGAIAGALKADRLLLLTDVAGVKDGAGEVVTDLTASQISDMIADGIIAGGMIPKVQTALDALEGGVRAAVILDGRAPNACLLELFTEHGAGSIIRKG; encoded by the coding sequence ATGAGAACGCAAGACATGAACCGCGACTGGATCGCCACTGCCCAAACCCTCAGCCAAGCACTGCCCTTCCTGCAACGCTATGCCGATGCCACCGTGGTCATCAAATTGGGCGGTCATGCGATGGGCAGCGACGCGGCGATGGACGAATTTGCCCGTGATGTCGCGCTGATGCGACAGGTGGGTGTGAACCCGGTGATCGTCCATGGCGGCGGGCCGATGATCAACGACATGCTGGCGCGGCTGAACATTAAATCCGAATTCGTGAATGGCAAGCGGGTCACCGATGCCGCGACCATGGAAGTGGTCGAGATGGTCCTGTCGGGCCTCGTCAATGCGCGGATCGTGCAGGCGATTTCCGAACAGGGGGGACGCGCCGTTGGCGTCTCGGGCAAAGACAGCGGTTTGATCGTTTGCGAGCCCGAAGACCCCGCTCTGGGCCTCGTCGGCAACCCGACACAGGTGAACCCACGCATCCTGCGGGACTTTGCCGACAAGGGCATCATTCCCGTCATCGCACCGCTTGGCATGGGCCGGGGCGGTGAGACCTATAACATCAATGGTGACACCGCCGCAGGCGCCATAGCGGGCGCGCTGAAGGCCGACCGCCTGCTGTTGCTCACGGACGTGGCTGGCGTCAAAGATGGCGCGGGTGAGGTGGTGACCGACCTGACGGCGAGCCAGATCAGCGACATGATCGCCGATGGCATCATTGCAGGCGGGATGATCCCTAAGGTTCAGACAGCACTAGATGCGCTCGAAGGCGGCGTGCGCGCGGCGGTGATCCTTGACGGGCGGGCGCCCAATGCCTGCTTGCTGGAGCTTTTCACAGAACACGGCGCGGGCAGCATCATTCGCAAAGGCTAA
- a CDS encoding SixA phosphatase family protein — protein MRRLILMRHAKSDWSHGTSDHDRPLNKRGRGAAEALGNWLRAEELLPDAVLCSTAARTRETCALLDLPESSAVDHFQQLYLAEPEKIITTLRQQAKGATVLLIAHNPGIAAAAALLLQQTPDQDAFDRYPSGATTVIDFDLDSWADLTPGTGALHAFTVPKELV, from the coding sequence ATGCGCCGCCTGATCCTAATGCGACACGCGAAATCGGACTGGTCCCACGGCACCAGCGATCACGACCGCCCGCTGAACAAGCGCGGGCGCGGGGCTGCCGAAGCGCTTGGCAATTGGCTGCGGGCGGAAGAGTTGCTGCCTGACGCGGTACTCTGCTCCACGGCGGCGCGCACCCGTGAAACCTGCGCGCTGCTGGACTTGCCTGAAAGCAGCGCCGTCGATCATTTTCAACAGCTTTACCTCGCCGAGCCGGAGAAGATCATCACAACGCTTCGCCAGCAGGCAAAGGGGGCAACGGTGCTGCTTATAGCCCACAACCCCGGCATTGCCGCCGCCGCAGCATTGCTGTTGCAACAAACGCCCGATCAGGACGCCTTTGATCGCTATCCTTCGGGGGCGACCACGGTGATTGATTTCGATCTCGACAGTTGGGCCGACCTCACCCCCGGCACCGGGGCGCTGCACGCTTTCACCGTGCCCAAGGAACTGGTCTGA
- a CDS encoding amino acid ABC transporter ATP-binding protein — protein MAETAQMKVSDEVAIRIENMNKWYGAFHVLRDIDLTVHRGERIVICGPSGSGKSTLIRCINALEEHQKGSIEVDGTLLSSDLKNIDKIRSEVGMCFQHFNLFPHLTILENCTLAPIWVRKTPKKEAEQTAMHFLEKVKIPDQANKYPGQLSGGQQQRVAIARSLCMRPRIMLFDEPTSALDPEMIKEVLDTMIELAEEGMTMLCVTHEMGFARQVANRVIFMDEGQIVEQNEPEAFFNNPQSPRTQLFLSQILGH, from the coding sequence ATGGCTGAGACCGCACAAATGAAAGTATCCGACGAAGTCGCGATTCGGATCGAGAACATGAACAAGTGGTATGGCGCGTTCCACGTGCTGCGTGACATTGATCTGACCGTGCACCGGGGCGAGCGGATCGTGATTTGCGGGCCTTCGGGCTCCGGCAAGTCAACGCTGATCCGCTGTATCAACGCGTTGGAAGAGCACCAAAAGGGGAGCATCGAAGTCGACGGCACGCTCCTCAGCTCGGACCTTAAGAACATCGACAAGATCCGGTCAGAGGTCGGCATGTGCTTCCAGCACTTCAACCTCTTCCCGCATCTGACGATCCTTGAGAACTGTACGCTGGCGCCGATCTGGGTGCGTAAAACACCCAAGAAGGAAGCTGAGCAAACGGCGATGCACTTCCTCGAAAAGGTGAAGATCCCCGATCAGGCCAACAAGTATCCCGGCCAACTTTCGGGTGGTCAGCAGCAGCGTGTGGCGATTGCCCGCTCGCTCTGCATGCGCCCGCGCATCATGCTGTTTGATGAGCCGACCTCGGCGCTCGACCCGGAGATGATCAAAGAGGTGCTCGACACGATGATCGAGCTCGCCGAAGAGGGCATGACGATGCTCTGTGTAACCCACGAGATGGGTTTTGCCCGTCAGGTGGCGAACCGGGTGATCTTCATGGATGAAGGCCAGATTGTTGAGCAGAACGAGCCGGAGGCTTTCTTCAACAATCCGCAAAGCCCGCGCACACAGCTTTTCTTGAGCCAAATTCTGGGCCACTGA
- a CDS encoding amino acid ABC transporter permease, with the protein MSDTHAESIAFVRETSLPPSAPPDKVGGPVKWVKDNLFPTWANALLTVVALYFLYLLLAGSLPWLLNGVWSASSLSECREVLDGATGACFSVLSERWHQLLFGFKYPSDQYWRPTLALVLLFLAVAPVLFIDLPRKLLYFTGVYPFLAFWLIWGGPIWGPIFALVGVIAGYIVYSRLVQKSFAMALAGGLVAAVFVWYIGGFIGEALRPASPLLQAIPSRDLGGFMLNMMLGITCVSLSLPIGIALALGRQSHLPIVKGICVVFIEFVRGVPLITLLFVANVMLAYFFPPGSGVDLFIRVVIMITMFSSAYIAEVIRGGLAALPKGQYEAADSLGLDYPQAMRLIILPQALKISIPGIVNIAVGLFKDTTLVSVISLFDIIGMIRGPILASTDWNGVYWELFLFASVLFFIVCYGISQYSQWLERRLATDHR; encoded by the coding sequence ATGTCAGACACACATGCTGAATCCATCGCCTTCGTGCGTGAAACCTCACTGCCGCCTTCGGCACCGCCGGACAAGGTGGGCGGCCCGGTAAAATGGGTGAAAGACAACCTCTTCCCGACTTGGGCGAACGCCCTGCTGACGGTGGTGGCGCTTTATTTCCTCTATCTGTTGCTCGCCGGTTCTCTGCCATGGCTGTTGAACGGCGTTTGGTCGGCAAGCAGCCTGTCTGAATGTCGCGAGGTGCTGGACGGGGCCACGGGGGCCTGTTTCTCGGTGCTGAGCGAGCGTTGGCATCAGCTCTTGTTCGGGTTCAAATATCCCAGTGATCAATACTGGCGTCCGACCCTCGCGCTGGTGCTGCTGTTCCTTGCGGTGGCCCCGGTGCTCTTCATCGACCTGCCGCGCAAGCTGCTTTATTTCACTGGCGTCTACCCGTTTCTGGCCTTCTGGCTGATCTGGGGCGGTCCAATCTGGGGGCCGATCTTTGCCCTCGTGGGCGTGATCGCGGGCTATATAGTCTATAGCCGTCTGGTGCAGAAAAGCTTTGCCATGGCGCTGGCGGGTGGCCTCGTTGCTGCGGTGTTCGTCTGGTATATCGGTGGCTTCATCGGGGAGGCTTTGCGCCCCGCCTCGCCACTGCTGCAAGCGATCCCCAGCCGCGACCTTGGTGGCTTCATGCTGAACATGATGCTGGGCATCACCTGTGTGTCGCTGTCGCTGCCGATCGGGATTGCGCTGGCTTTGGGGCGTCAGTCTCACCTGCCAATCGTCAAAGGCATCTGCGTGGTCTTTATCGAATTCGTCCGGGGCGTGCCGTTGATCACGCTCTTGTTCGTGGCGAACGTGATGCTGGCCTATTTCTTCCCGCCGGGCTCGGGCGTTGACCTCTTCATCCGTGTCGTGATCATGATCACCATGTTCTCTTCGGCCTATATCGCCGAGGTGATCCGGGGCGGTCTGGCCGCGCTGCCAAAGGGCCAATACGAGGCCGCCGATAGCCTTGGCCTTGATTACCCGCAGGCGATGCGGCTGATCATCCTGCCGCAGGCGCTGAAGATCTCGATCCCGGGCATCGTCAACATCGCGGTGGGCCTGTTCAAGGACACCACGCTGGTCTCGGTGATCTCGCTCTTCGATATCATCGGCATGATCCGCGGCCCGATCTTGGCCTCGACCGATTGGAACGGCGTCTACTGGGAGCTTTTCCTCTTTGCTTCCGTGCTGTTCTTCATCGTTTGCTACGGCATTTCTCAATACTCGCAGTGGCTGGAACGCCGTCTTGCGACTGACCATCGTTAA
- a CDS encoding amino acid ABC transporter permease, with amino-acid sequence MTTFSDPPKESFRPSMLLSDTRYRSITFQVIALALLVTAIWYLGSNLAANLRAAGLNISFQFLGNPAGYDINQTLIPYTSQSSNLQAAWVGIINTLLVSLLACVTATIFGVVAGVLRLSNNWLIRKLMAGYVEIFRNIPVLIWILIIYTIMTAAMPAPSAFRGDDPASSMMLGSFAFTNRGVYIPGPVWGPGSMIVVATFVASVIGVFAYRRYATKLLYDTGRLLPMLWPSVAILLLPTIIMFFIMGMPIGLDYPALKGFNFRGGIQIGAPLIALWFALSIYTGAFIAENVRAGIQAVSKGQSEAAAALGLRSGRIMNLVVLPQALRVIIPPLISNYLNITKNSSLAILVGYADITATLGGITLNQTGRAIECVVLLMLFYLVISLGISMVMNVYNNATKLKER; translated from the coding sequence ATGACGACATTCTCCGACCCTCCCAAGGAGTCGTTCCGGCCATCTATGCTGTTGAGCGACACCCGCTATCGGTCGATTACCTTTCAGGTTATCGCACTTGCGCTGCTGGTCACGGCGATCTGGTATCTGGGATCGAACCTTGCCGCGAACCTTCGCGCCGCCGGGTTGAACATCTCTTTCCAGTTCCTCGGTAACCCCGCGGGCTATGACATCAACCAAACGCTGATCCCCTACACCAGCCAGTCGTCGAACCTTCAGGCGGCATGGGTCGGCATCATCAACACGCTGCTGGTGTCCCTCCTTGCCTGCGTGACGGCCACGATCTTTGGCGTCGTCGCCGGGGTTCTGCGCCTGTCGAACAACTGGCTCATCCGCAAGCTGATGGCAGGCTATGTCGAGATCTTCCGCAACATCCCGGTGCTGATCTGGATCCTGATCATCTACACCATCATGACCGCCGCGATGCCCGCGCCTTCGGCCTTCCGGGGCGATGATCCGGCGTCGAGCATGATGCTGGGGTCTTTTGCCTTTACCAACCGGGGCGTCTATATCCCCGGTCCGGTCTGGGGACCGGGCTCGATGATCGTGGTGGCGACCTTTGTCGCCTCGGTGATCGGCGTCTTTGCCTACCGCCGCTATGCGACGAAACTGCTTTACGACACCGGTCGCCTGCTGCCGATGCTTTGGCCATCAGTCGCGATCTTGTTGCTGCCGACGATCATCATGTTCTTCATCATGGGCATGCCGATCGGGCTGGATTACCCCGCGCTCAAAGGGTTCAACTTCCGCGGCGGCATCCAGATTGGTGCACCGCTGATCGCGTTGTGGTTCGCCCTGTCGATCTACACCGGTGCTTTCATCGCCGAGAACGTCCGCGCGGGCATCCAAGCCGTCAGCAAGGGGCAATCCGAAGCCGCTGCTGCCTTGGGGCTGCGGTCGGGCCGGATCATGAACCTTGTGGTGCTGCCGCAGGCGCTGCGCGTAATCATCCCGCCGCTGATCTCGAACTACCTCAACATCACCAAGAACTCCTCGCTGGCGATCCTCGTGGGCTATGCCGACATCACCGCCACACTGGGCGGGATCACCCTGAACCAGACCGGGCGGGCGATCGAATGTGTCGTCTTGTTGATGCTCTTCTACCTCGTCATCTCGCTGGGCATCTCCATGGTGATGAACGTCTACAACAACGCAACGAAGCTGAAGGAGCGTTAA
- a CDS encoding amino acid ABC transporter substrate-binding protein, which produces MKKTVIFGALTVAGLAAGAAGAATLDDVKARGKLNCGVTTGLAGFAAPNANGEWEGFDVAVCRAVAAAVLSDKNAVEFVPTTGKTRFTALASGEIDFLARNTTWTFSRDTDLKFDFIGVNYYDGQGFMVPKALGVSSAKDLDGATVCIQTGTTTELNLADFFRKNNISYEPVPVETNAEGQQQYLAGACDTYTTDASGLAATRATFENPGEHVLLPEIISKEPLGPLVRHGDNDWGDITRWVLNALIAAEELGVTSANIEEMTGNTNNPEIARLLGTEGTLGEMIGLDAEWAKRAIMAEGNYGEIFAKNIGEETPIGLARGLNAQWTDGGLLYAPPFR; this is translated from the coding sequence ATGAAAAAAACCGTAATTTTTGGCGCGCTGACCGTTGCTGGCCTTGCGGCCGGTGCTGCTGGTGCCGCCACGCTTGATGACGTCAAGGCCCGCGGCAAGCTGAACTGTGGCGTGACCACAGGCCTTGCAGGCTTTGCCGCGCCGAATGCCAACGGCGAATGGGAAGGTTTCGACGTGGCTGTGTGCCGTGCCGTTGCCGCCGCCGTACTGAGCGACAAGAACGCCGTGGAATTCGTGCCGACAACCGGCAAGACCCGCTTCACCGCGCTGGCCTCGGGCGAGATCGACTTCCTCGCACGGAACACCACATGGACCTTCAGCCGTGACACCGACCTGAAGTTCGACTTCATCGGCGTCAACTACTACGACGGTCAGGGCTTCATGGTCCCCAAAGCGCTTGGCGTTTCCTCGGCCAAGGATCTGGACGGCGCGACCGTCTGCATCCAGACCGGCACAACAACCGAGCTGAACCTCGCGGACTTCTTCCGCAAGAACAACATCAGCTATGAGCCGGTGCCTGTCGAAACCAACGCCGAAGGCCAGCAGCAGTACCTTGCTGGTGCCTGCGACACCTACACCACAGACGCATCCGGCCTTGCCGCGACACGCGCCACTTTTGAGAACCCCGGCGAGCACGTGCTGCTGCCCGAGATCATCTCGAAAGAGCCGCTCGGCCCGCTGGTCCGTCACGGCGACAACGACTGGGGCGACATCACCCGCTGGGTGCTGAACGCGCTGATCGCTGCTGAAGAACTGGGTGTCACATCCGCCAACATCGAAGAGATGACCGGCAACACCAACAACCCTGAGATCGCTCGTCTTCTGGGCACCGAAGGTACCTTGGGTGAGATGATCGGCCTCGACGCCGAGTGGGCCAAGCGCGCCATCATGGCCGAAGGCAACTACGGCGAGATCTTTGCCAAGAACATCGGCGAAGAGACCCCGATCGGTCTGGCACGCGGGCTGAACGCCCAGTGGACAGACGGTGGCCTGCTCTACGCACCGCCCTTCCGCTAA
- a CDS encoding ATP12 family chaperone protein, whose product MSDWKAKRFWKDAAVVAVEDGFTVELDGRRVKTPAKRPLTLPTRAMADAVAAEWQAQEKQIDPRTMPVTKTANAAIDKVAVQKAEVVDMLAAYGDSDLLCYRADSPEELVARQAAQWDPMLDWAAETLGVRLEPRQGIMHAPQTPEALAELHRRTARLVAFELAAFHDLVSLTGSLILGFAALEQAFDPEEIWALSRLDENWQAEQWGRDDVAEQEAEIKRQAFLHACAIIVLCKAA is encoded by the coding sequence ATGAGTGACTGGAAAGCCAAACGCTTTTGGAAAGACGCCGCCGTGGTCGCGGTCGAAGACGGTTTCACCGTAGAACTGGATGGCCGCCGGGTGAAGACCCCGGCCAAGCGCCCCCTGACCCTGCCGACCCGCGCCATGGCCGATGCCGTGGCCGCCGAATGGCAGGCGCAGGAAAAGCAGATCGACCCCCGCACAATGCCGGTGACCAAAACCGCCAATGCCGCGATCGACAAGGTCGCGGTGCAAAAGGCCGAGGTCGTCGACATGCTGGCGGCCTATGGGGACAGTGACTTGCTGTGCTACCGCGCCGACAGCCCCGAAGAGTTGGTCGCCCGGCAAGCAGCGCAGTGGGATCCGATGCTGGATTGGGCGGCAGAGACACTCGGCGTCCGTTTGGAGCCGCGACAGGGCATCATGCATGCCCCGCAAACGCCCGAAGCCTTGGCCGAGTTGCACCGCCGGACGGCGCGGCTCGTTGCGTTCGAACTGGCGGCATTTCATGACCTCGTCAGCCTGACCGGTTCGCTGATCCTTGGCTTTGCCGCGCTGGAGCAAGCCTTTGACCCCGAAGAGATTTGGGCCTTGTCGCGGCTGGATGAGAATTGGCAGGCCGAGCAGTGGGGCCGCGATGACGTGGCCGAGCAAGAGGCCGAAATCAAGCGACAGGCGTTTTTACATGCATGTGCAATTATCGTGCTTTGCAAAGCTGCTTAA
- a CDS encoding HAD-IA family hydrolase — protein sequence MSKPLRLVIFDVDGTLVDSQGDIVAAMTAAFAAVDAPAPSRAEILSIVGLSLDVAMTVLTPTRPTGDHLAMVEAYKAAYMTLRAEAGVAQSSPLYPGALDTLRRLHGQPEVLLGVATGKSKRGLDKLIAGHGLEGLFITQQVADFHPSKPHPSMIHQAMADAGVGPEATVMIGDTSFDMDMAAAAGVTGIGVKWGYHGPERLAAAAHLVEEFAALPALLEQIWSIPA from the coding sequence ATGAGCAAGCCACTGCGTTTGGTGATCTTTGACGTCGACGGCACGCTGGTCGACAGCCAAGGCGATATCGTGGCTGCGATGACCGCGGCCTTTGCGGCTGTCGACGCGCCCGCGCCGAGCCGTGCCGAGATCCTGTCGATCGTCGGCCTGTCGCTTGATGTGGCAATGACCGTGCTGACGCCCACACGCCCAACCGGCGATCACCTTGCGATGGTGGAGGCCTATAAGGCCGCCTATATGACCCTGCGGGCCGAGGCGGGCGTGGCGCAATCCTCGCCGCTTTATCCTGGCGCGCTGGACACGTTGCGGCGTCTTCATGGCCAGCCGGAGGTGCTGTTGGGCGTTGCCACGGGCAAGTCGAAACGCGGGCTTGATAAGTTGATCGCCGGGCACGGGCTGGAGGGGCTTTTTATCACCCAGCAGGTCGCGGATTTTCACCCCTCCAAGCCGCATCCGTCGATGATCCATCAGGCGATGGCCGATGCCGGGGTGGGGCCGGAGGCGACGGTGATGATTGGCGATACCTCTTTCGACATGGACATGGCCGCCGCCGCCGGGGTGACCGGGATCGGGGTCAAATGGGGCTATCACGGTCCGGAACGGTTGGCCGCCGCCGCGCATCTGGTTGAGGAATTCGCGGCGCTGCCCGCACTGCTGGAACAAATCTGGAGCATTCCCGCATGA
- a CDS encoding RluA family pseudouridine synthase, which yields MSRVQTITVAEGDGDQRLDRWFKRMFPQINQGLIEKMCRKGEIRVDGGRVKANTRLEAGQEVRVPPLPDSAPPPPPKRTRITDADAKMIRNCVIYRDEHVIALNKPPGLAVQGGSGQADRHVDALSEALIFDAEEKPRLVHRLDRDTSGVLLLARTRLAAKALTAAMRHRETRKIYWAIVAGVPTPYLGEIKYGLVKAGGHGRSGEGEKMIAVHPRDMDDTPGAKRAHTLYATLFRVGSRASWVAMEPVTGRTHQLRAHMAEIGHPIVGDGKYGGSGQENLGDGWGAQLGGIISKKLHLHARMMRFEHPHTRKTVTITAELPEHMAHSWDTFGWTEDLADEDPFESLQ from the coding sequence ATGAGCCGCGTACAAACCATTACCGTCGCCGAAGGCGATGGAGACCAGCGGCTGGACCGTTGGTTCAAGCGGATGTTTCCGCAGATCAATCAGGGGCTCATCGAAAAGATGTGCCGCAAGGGCGAGATTCGCGTCGATGGGGGCCGGGTCAAGGCCAACACGCGGCTCGAAGCCGGCCAAGAGGTGCGCGTGCCGCCGCTGCCCGACAGCGCCCCGCCGCCCCCGCCAAAACGGACGCGCATTACCGATGCTGATGCCAAGATGATCCGCAACTGCGTGATTTACCGCGACGAGCATGTCATCGCCCTGAACAAACCGCCGGGTCTGGCCGTGCAGGGCGGCTCGGGGCAGGCGGATCGCCATGTCGATGCGCTGTCTGAGGCGTTGATCTTTGACGCCGAGGAAAAACCGCGTCTGGTGCACCGGCTTGACCGTGATACCTCGGGCGTGCTGCTGCTGGCGCGGACCCGTTTGGCGGCCAAGGCGCTCACAGCGGCGATGCGGCACCGCGAGACGCGCAAGATTTACTGGGCCATCGTCGCCGGTGTGCCGACGCCGTACTTGGGCGAAATCAAATACGGTCTCGTTAAAGCTGGCGGTCATGGCCGCAGCGGCGAGGGCGAGAAGATGATCGCCGTGCATCCGCGCGATATGGATGACACGCCGGGCGCGAAACGGGCGCATACGCTCTATGCCACGCTGTTCCGCGTCGGCTCGCGCGCGTCTTGGGTGGCGATGGAGCCAGTCACCGGCCGCACGCACCAGCTGCGCGCGCATATGGCCGAGATCGGGCATCCGATTGTCGGCGATGGGAAATACGGCGGCTCGGGGCAAGAGAACCTCGGCGACGGCTGGGGCGCGCAACTGGGCGGGATCATCTCGAAAAAGCTGCACCTGCACGCGCGGATGATGCGGTTTGAGCATCCCCATACCCGCAAGACGGTTACCATCACCGCCGAGTTGCCCGAACATATGGCGCATAGCTGGGACACCTTTGGCTGGACCGAAGATCTTGCCGACGAAGACCCCTTTGAGTCGCTGCAATGA
- a CDS encoding fluoride efflux transporter FluC, with product MMKTLIMVALGGALGACLRYLVGLTVGFPLGTLAVNVAGSLAIGVVWVALADKALLLPFLMTGLLGGFTTFSAFSLDTMRLLETGRAAVAFSYVGASVILSLAACLLGLWVAREVLA from the coding sequence ATGATGAAAACACTGATCATGGTGGCGCTCGGCGGCGCTCTGGGCGCGTGCTTGCGCTACCTTGTCGGTCTGACCGTCGGCTTCCCGCTGGGCACGCTGGCAGTGAATGTCGCGGGCTCGCTCGCAATCGGGGTGGTCTGGGTCGCACTGGCGGATAAGGCGCTGTTGCTGCCCTTTCTGATGACCGGCCTGCTTGGCGGCTTCACCACCTTTTCGGCGTTTTCACTCGACACGATGCGGCTGCTTGAAACAGGCCGCGCCGCTGTCGCATTTTCATATGTGGGGGCCTCGGTGATCTTGTCGCTGGCCGCCTGTTTGCTGGGCCTCTGGGTGGCCCGAGAGGTATTGGCATGA
- a CDS encoding helix-turn-helix domain-containing protein, which produces MIESRKAAALSQAELAKMLGKPPSYVAKYELGERRLDVVEMCVILKCIGTNPCRFLQSIFEVAPTSLR; this is translated from the coding sequence TTGATCGAAAGCCGGAAGGCTGCAGCACTTTCACAAGCTGAGCTTGCGAAAATGCTAGGAAAGCCTCCTTCTTACGTAGCCAAGTATGAGTTGGGAGAACGTCGTTTAGATGTGGTCGAGATGTGCGTCATACTGAAATGTATTGGGACCAATCCTTGTCGGTTTCTCCAATCTATTTTTGAAGTCGCACCAACGTCTTTACGCTAG
- a CDS encoding cytochrome c biogenesis CcdA family protein has protein sequence MLDVSSLGLIAALLAGIISFVSPCVLPLVPGYVSYIAGRTGVTGAHRSRKQAVWLSFCFVLGFSTIFIGLGASATALGQVLLRWRFELNLIGGAIVILFGLFMLGAARIQAMERDMRFDIDLPGGQPVASYVLGLAFGFGWTPCIGPILGAILTASAASATVSEGIGLLAVYSAGLGVPFLIVAAFTEQVAARLRAIGSLGRRLHQVAGGIMIVMGVTMMTGQLSAFSWWLLETFPVLGQIG, from the coding sequence ATGCTTGATGTTTCCTCTCTCGGGCTCATAGCGGCTTTGCTTGCCGGGATAATCTCCTTTGTGTCACCTTGCGTCTTACCTTTGGTCCCGGGCTATGTCTCCTATATCGCGGGACGAACTGGGGTTACTGGGGCGCATCGCAGCCGCAAACAAGCGGTTTGGTTAAGTTTCTGTTTCGTATTGGGGTTTTCGACGATTTTCATAGGGCTCGGGGCTTCGGCAACGGCTCTGGGGCAAGTGCTCCTGCGTTGGCGGTTCGAGTTAAACCTGATTGGCGGCGCAATCGTAATCCTTTTTGGGCTGTTCATGCTCGGGGCCGCCCGGATTCAGGCCATGGAACGTGACATGCGTTTCGACATTGACCTTCCCGGCGGGCAGCCGGTGGCATCCTACGTTCTGGGCCTTGCTTTCGGCTTTGGTTGGACCCCATGTATCGGACCGATCCTGGGTGCGATCCTAACAGCAAGTGCTGCCAGCGCCACAGTATCTGAAGGGATCGGATTGTTGGCTGTCTACTCAGCCGGCCTTGGAGTGCCATTCCTCATCGTTGCGGCTTTTACGGAGCAGGTTGCGGCCCGTCTGCGTGCCATCGGCTCTCTCGGGCGACGGCTCCATCAGGTGGCGGGGGGGATTATGATCGTTATGGGTGTCACTATGATGACCGGACAGCTCAGCGCTTTCTCATGGTGGCTCTTGGAAACCTTTCCGGTGCTGGGACAGATCGGCTGA